A region of Pyxidicoccus parkwaysis DNA encodes the following proteins:
- a CDS encoding integration host factor subunit alpha, whose translation MTKADIIEGVYEKVGFSKKESAEIVELVFDTLKETLERGDKIKISGFGNFQVRQKKARVGRNPQTGKEIEISARRVLTFRPSQVLKSALNGEAPPDNHAEIDAREEAAADAAEARGEDFDEEGMEDAEG comes from the coding sequence ATGACGAAGGCGGACATCATCGAGGGCGTCTACGAGAAGGTCGGCTTCTCGAAGAAGGAGTCGGCCGAGATCGTGGAGCTCGTGTTCGACACGCTGAAGGAGACGTTGGAGCGGGGGGACAAGATCAAGATCTCCGGCTTCGGCAACTTCCAGGTGCGTCAGAAGAAGGCGCGGGTGGGGCGCAATCCGCAGACCGGGAAGGAAATCGAGATCTCGGCGCGTCGGGTGCTGACCTTTCGGCCGAGCCAGGTGCTGAAGAGCGCGCTGAACGGCGAGGCGCCGCCGGACAACCACGCGGAGATCGACGCGCGCGAGGAAGCGGCGGCGGACGCGGCGGAGGCCCGGGGCGAGGACTTCGACGAGGAGGGAATGGAGGACGCGGAGGGTTGA